The Planktothrix agardhii NIES-204 genomic interval TCCTATAACAGCATCTTCAAATTTATATCCCACCCCGGTCACAGTTTTAATAAAAGTGGGATGGGAGGGGTCAGGTTCAATTTTTTTCCGCAGTCTAGCGACGTGGGTATCCACAACCCTTTCATCACCAAAAAAGTCATCTCCCCAAAGTTTATCAATGAGTTGGGTACGACTCCAAACCCGACCCGGATAACTCAGAAAAGTTGATAATAAATTAAATTCTAAAGGAGTTAAATCCAGGGTTTCTGTGTTCCCTGACTCTAATTGATAGCTGGCAATTCTTTGGTCTAAATCCACTAAAAAATGCGGGGTTTGATAGACTTGACTTGGCTGACTTCCTTGGCGCAAACTCCGTCTTAATAACGCTCTAACTCTAGCAACTAATTCTCTAGGACTAAAGGGTTTAACAAAATAATCATCCGCCCCGGTAGATAAACCAATAATCCGATCTAGTTCTTCACCTTTTGCGGTTAACATTAAAATATAAGGGTCTTTTTGCCCGGGTTTTTG includes:
- a CDS encoding two-component response regulator, with protein sequence MDILIVEDEPEIARLIQHTLEAEGFSCQISNNGLAALQKFQELQPDLIILDLMIPGLDGLEVCARIRQKPGQKDPYILMLTAKGEELDRIIGLSTGADDYFVKPFSPRELVARVRALLRRSLRQGSQPSQVYQTPHFLVDLDQRIASYQLESGNTETLDLTPLEFNLLSTFLSYPGRVWSRTQLIDKLWGDDFFGDERVVDTHVARLRKKIEPDPSHPTFIKTVTGVGYKFEDAVIGGNG